The Balaenoptera musculus isolate JJ_BM4_2016_0621 chromosome 6, mBalMus1.pri.v3, whole genome shotgun sequence nucleotide sequence TGAGTTTGCAGAGCTGAGGGCTAtcagtttccttttctactgGCATCTTCTTCCTTCAGAGCAAACTTCCTCCTTAGGACCTCAGAGATAAGCACGGCAGGGTCTTCCTCCCTCAATAAATTCCAGTTCAGGTCTTGGCTCTGCTTCACCCGGTGGAAGTCCTTTAGGGTACCCATCATATCTGCAAAGCTGCTGGCCTTGGACAGAGAGACGCAGTCATCTTCAGACGAGCGGCAGGTAGCTTTGTGTTCTGGTTTGCAACATTCAGGGCTGGCAGAACAAAGCAGGGGGACTGATGGAAGCTCAGGGACCTGTACCTTGGTCTCCTCGGTGATGTCACTAATGACAAAGGAAGTTGTAGAGTGGAATGAGGATCCAAAACAAGGTAAGGGAGAAGAGACATTGAACTTCCTGCATCAGCTGCCACTATTTTAGCAATCTGGCTGCGCAGGTGGCTCAGCTCATGCTGTAGCTCTTTGGTGCAGCTAAGGGCTGGCAGGGCTGGCTTCTTCAAGGCCAGAAGCCTCTCCTCCAACCCACGCAGTTTGGGCACTGAGGCATTGCACTGAATGACGATCAGAGGGCTGGGCTTCCAGGTGTGCCTCAGGGGGCGTGTATCGCTCCTGACCAGGGCATAAGTCTCCTCTACATCTGCAGCAATCCAGGCGATGTCAGCCAGAGTAGGGACTGGGGGTACATCCCTCAGACACAGGTCAGAGATGTTGGGCAGGGTCTCAAAGGATGCCCGGGGACATGGCTTCAGGGGCAGGTTGGTCCTGATTCTTCTCACTACACTTCGAGCAGCCCCATGCGGCTTGTTTTGCCAGATTGGGATGGTCATATTGGCCTCCATTCCTGACATTTCAACTGGCTCCTGCACTTGAAGGACAAGGCAGCCACATGGCAGCTCTGGAGGCTTGGGGTGGCAGGAGGCGTGAAGCCTTCATATCAGGCCATCTTAAGAAACACCAGACTTATCTTCCTCACGGCCCCTCCTACCACAgccttattggccatttgaatatcttttattgttgagtgtctcttcaagtcttttgcctacTTTTTAATTGGGCTGCTGTCTTATTATTCAGTttaagggttctttatatattctggggaAAAAGTCCTTTTGCAGATATAAATATcaagaatattttctctcagtctgtggcttgccccttaatttttaaaatggtgacttttttttttttttttggctgcattgggttgctgtgcgcgggctttctctagttgcagcgagtaggggctactctctgctgcggtgcgcaggcttctcattgcggtgcgcaggcttctcattgcggtggcctcttttgttgcggagcacaggctctaggcgcgcgagcttcagtagttgtggcacatgggctcagtagttgtggctcgagggctctagagcgcaggctcagtacgtgtggtgcatgggcttagatgctccgcagcatgtgggatcttcccggaccagggctcgaacccatgccccctgcattggcaggcagattcttaaccactgcgccaccagggaagtccctgtgttttATGTCTTAGCTAAGAAAACTTTGCCTACCTTAAGCTCATGAAGATCTTCtcctatcttttcttctattcattttatagtttttgcctctaagtttaggtctataatccattttgggCTAATATTTGCAGGAGGTAAAAGTCAacactcatttttttccatatagataTCCAGTTCTTCCAGtagcatttgttgaagaaaacTATCTTTTCTCAATTGAATTACTTTGGCATGTTTGTTGAAGATCAATTAACCATTTATGTGTGGGCCTAATTCTGAActatttattctgttctgttgaacTCTATGTTTACCTACAATGTTGATCTACATTTACTATAACTTTATTGGAAGTCTTAAAAGTAGGTAATATAAGTCctacaactttgttctttttcaacattgttttggctattctagatctTTCGCATATTCATgtgcattttagaatcagctcaagttgttttttttttttaagccatctgGAATTTGGGCTgggattatattgaatctatagatcaatttaggaaaaattaacatcttaaaaatattgagtcttccaatccaaaaagtggagtatctctccatttgtttaggtcttttaaattattttctgagaaatgttttatagctttcagtATACaaatcttgcacatattttgttaaatgtattcctaagtattctGTGTTTTGTATGCTATTTAAAAtggtacttttaaatatttcatttttcaattgcTCATTACTAGTATATAGAAGTACATTTGATTTTTGTACACTAACCTTATCCTGTACCTTTGCTAAATTTGTTTATGAGACCCCCTTTGGATTTTCCATATACATGATCATGTTGTCtgaataaagacaatttttcttccttctttctaacCTTTggggcttttatttcttttccttgtcttattgagtggttagaacctccagtacaatgctgaatagaaatgGGAAGAGCAAACATCCTTTTTTTGTTCTCGTTCTcaaggggaaagcattcagtctttcaccacgaagtatgatgttagctgtaagttCTTCCTAGATGCTTTTTATCACTATGAGGATACCTAGGTTTGCAAAGAGCTTTTATCAAGGACAGATGTTGAATTTTTCCTAAAATACTTTTTTGGCTTATGTTTTgatatagttttccttttttagtctgttgatatGGTAAAttacactgatttattttcaaatatttaaccaATCTGTAcacacttgatcatgatgtattatcctttttatatattgctggattcaatttgctaatattttgttaaaggtttttacatctatatttattagGTATATtggtcaatattttttttttcttgtaaattctttgtttgattttcatgtcagggtaatgctgacctcctAAAATAAGGTGGAAAGTGTTCCTTTCctctctattttctgaaaaagttaGTGTAAGATATATCCTAAAATACATGATAGAATTAATCAGTGAAGCTATCTgggtctggagttttctttgtgggaaagttttaattacaaattcaaatttctttaatagaaacagtactatttttcaattttctattccttcttcaGTCACTTTATGTAATTTGTGTATTTCAAggcatttgttcatttcatccaATTTGTCAAAATTATAGGCATCAAATTGTTCCTAATACTCCcttaattccttttttctgtttctctgtttcaaaaaatatacattttggaatattcttagattcacagaaaagttgcaaagatagtagaGAGAGCGCCCAGATACTCCTCACGCAGTTTCAGTTTCCCATATCTTACATTACCAtggtgcatttgtcaaaactaagaaactgacattggtacattactattaactaaactccaaaCTTCATTgtgatttcaccagtttttccattaatgtgTCTTTTCTATCCTAGAATCCAATCCAGAATTccacactgcatttagttgtcatgtctccttagtcccctctggtctgtgacagttcctcagtctttcccaTGTTTTTTATGATCTTgatagatttctttaaaaattaaaaaaatttttttttttttttcatttttttggctgcactgcgcggcATGCGGtatgttagttccccaaccagggattgaatccgtgccccctgcagtggaagcacgaagccttaaccactggaccgccagggaagtccctgaccttgatagttttgagaagtactggtcaggtatttgatagaatgtccctcaatttgagtTTATCTGAAGGTTCTGTCGTGATTTTACTGGGTTTCTGGAAAGAATAACACAAAGGTGACATATCCTCCTCATCACCTCATATCAAGTTTACAACAATATTCACATGacatcacttggttaaggtagtTTCTGCCATTTCTCCactaaagttactctttttccctttatataCACTAGTTTtggaagtgagtcactaagtccagcccacactcaagtgtggtgtgtgtgtgtgtgtgtgtgtgtgtgtgtgtgtgtgtgtgtggtacggACACAGAGATTAAGTTCCTTCTCCTAGACAGGACAATATCTACAGATATTAATTTGAAATTCTTCTATAAggaagatttgtctcttctcccctaCCAATTCTCTTCATTAGTGTTTGTATGGTATATCTTCTCTACCCGTTTACTTTTCATCTGACTCTTTAAAGTGGaattcttgtagacagcatataattgggtcttacttttaaaatataatttaataatctCCAATAAGTGGAGTATTTAGACCATGTACATTTAATGTAATATTCACTATAGTTGGGTAACTCTATCATCTTgctaatttttctatttgttccatctGTGTTTGGTTCCTTTATCCTTCCCACCTCCAAAATCTTTTGGATCTTCAATATTGGCTTATTAGCTATATAtcactgtcttattttttttccttagcggCTCTTCTAAggtttacaatatacatttttaaaaaatttatttatttatttttggctgcgttgggtcttcattgctgtgcatgggctttctctagttgtgtcgagcgggggctgctcttcgttgcagtgtgcgggcttctcattgtggtggcttctcttgttgcggagcacaggctctaggcgcacagactcagtagttgcggctcgtaggctctagagcgcaggctcagtagttgtggcacacaggcttagttgctctgtggcatgtgggatcttcccagaccagggcttgaacttgtgtcccctgcattggcaggcggattcttaaccactgtgacatgAGGGAAGTCctacaatatacatttttaacttaatagtctactttcaaataatattataccagTTTACATGTAATTTAAGAACCTTAAAACAGTATACTTCCATTCTCCCCCTGTCCTTTGTCCTACTATTGTCACACATTTTACTTCTACGTATAGCACATAATACACTgatattatttactttaaattctCAATTAtcttttatagaaattaaaaatgagaaaagaagtcTCTTacatttacccacatatttactaCTCCTGGCACTCTTCACTCCCTTATTGTCCAAGTTTCTCTATGGTATTTTTCTGCCGCGTGAAGAAcgtcctttaacatttcttgcagtgCAGGTCTGTTGACAatgacttctttcactttttatttgtctgaagaaattttaattttgcctttatttttgaaggatattttcactggatatagattTCGAGGTTGaagaaaattttccttcattactttaaaaatctcactccaggggcttccctggtggcgcagtggttgggggtctgcctgccggtgcgggggacgcaggttcgagccctggtctgggagggtcccgcatgccgtggagcagctgggcccgtgagccacaactactgagcctgcgcgtctggagcctgtgctccgcaacaagagaggccgcgatagtgagaggcccgcgcaccgcgatgaagagtggcccccgcttgctgcaactagagaaagccctcgcacagaaacgaagacccaacacagccataaataaataaataaagaatcctggtcaaaaaaggtgatgatttactttaaaaaaaaaaaaaaatctcattccaGTATCTTCTGGTTCATGTTGTTTCTTACAAGAAGTCTTCCgtaatcacttttttcttttacataatgtGTCTTTCTTCTTTAGCTAACTTGAAACTTTTCTTTGTATCACTTGTTTTGAGTAATTATGATGCAcctttgtgtggttttgtttgGGTCTATTATGCTTGAGGTTCATTGAGCTTCCTGGAACTCTGAGTTTATTGTTTtcatcaaaactgaaaaaaaaattggctataatctcattaagtattttttctgtctctctctgccctcctctccttctaggattctaattacatgtatgttagtCCTCCTGGTATTGTGCTATGGGTCCTCGAGGTTCTGTTAaccttttttcagtttttttcccttctatgcTTCATAATGGATAGTTTTTATTGCTATGTCTTCGAGTTCACTGATCATTTGTGCTGTAGTGTCTAATATCCTTTTAATCCTatcagtgaaattttcatttcaggtattATATCTTTCACTTCTAGATAttccctttcattcattctttttatatcttccatttctctcctcatttAGTTCAAGTCTTCCTTTAAATTCATGAGCATACTTATAACTTTTATAATGTCTGTCTTAAGGTTCTCATCTGCTAATTCCATCATATCTGTCatttttgagtttgtttctgttaacTAATTTTTCTCTTGGTTACGGGTTACATTTTTCCTGATTCTCAACAtgtctagtttttttctttttttaacatctttattagagtataattgctttacaatggtgtgttagtttctgcttataacaaagtgaatcagttatacatatacatatgtccccatatctcttccctcttgcatctccctccctcccaccctccctatcccacccctctaggtggtcacaaagcactgaactgatctcccgctgctatgcggctgcttcccactagctatctattttatgtttggtagtgtatatatgtccatgccactctctcactttgtcccagcttacccttccccctccccgtatcctcaagtccattctctagtaggtctgcatctttattcccgtcttgcccctaggtttttctgacctcttttttttttttttttagattccatatatatgtgttagcatacggtatttgtttttctctttctgacttacttcaccctgtatgacagtctctaggtccatccacctcactacaaataactcagtttcgttcctttttatggctgagtaatattccattgtatatatgtgccacatcttctttatccattcatctgttgatggacacttaggttgcttccatgtcctggctattgtaaatagagctgcaatgaacattttggtacatgactctttttgaattatggttttctcagggtatatgcccagtagtgggattgctgggtcgtatggtagttctatttttagttttttaaggaaactccatactgttctccatagtggctgtatcaatttacattcccacctgtCTAGTATTTTTTTTGATAGGATGCTAGATATTGTGAATGTTACATTGTTGGGTGTCagattttgttgtcttttttaaaagagggtTGAAGTTTACTTTGACAGGTTAATTTTCCTGTATATCAGGTTGATCCTGATAAGGCTTAAAAAGAAATGgttttgtttaaaagtttttactGAGGTTtaacatacgtacatacatacataaaagtacACATTATCATTTGTGTACAGCTTGACAAATTCTTGCCCGTGTACTTGGCACTCAGATCAAAAGCCAGCACATTACCAGCATCACAGAAGCTCTGTCTTGTGTTCCTCAAGGCTTGATTTTAAGCTGTGTGAGGGCAGGGCTAAAATCATCTTTACTCTAGAGCTAATTTAGACTACTACATCAAGGCATGGCCTCCGGGGGTCTCTAACGATTGCCTGAGTGATCAACAAGATCTTACTCTGGCTGGCTGAAGCTTGAATGACTCCTACTCTTAGGAGCTCCCCTCTACACACGGGCAGATCAGCCTACAGAAGATTAGTGAAGAGGACTCAATTCAGACTTTTGCTGAGTAGCTCCCTCCTATCTGGTGCTCTGACACACAGATTTAAACCACCTCTCCCTCAAACCCAGATCTCTACCCCCTTGATTCAGCAAGATGGTGTGCTTTGCTGGGGAGTCCCCTCTGGCAACAGGGTCCAGAAAATGCCTCAAGGCAGAAAGCCAGGGGGATCCTGGGCCTCATCTCAGTTGCTTCCTTTCTCTCAGGGATTATATTCCCGCACTGCTTGTTGTCCAATATGTGAAAACAGCTGTTTTCATATTTGCCCAGAGTTTTATTTgtaaagggagggaggagaaattcAGTTCCAATTATTCCATCATGGCTACAAGCAGAACAAAGGcctcttttaataaaatttccagCATGGATGCCATGTTTTGCAAGATTTCATCTACCAAAATAACCCAATCCATGtgtcccttccatccttccatctatCTATTCAGTGGCTGCTACATCCCTCGGAAACAAGGATGAATAAAACTtgattcctgccctcaaagaactcACAATTAAAAGAGAAAGCCAGAAATGTGTAATAAATTATACCGCTGGATGGTAAGTATAATTTTATAAGCAATATAAAGCTTTGTGAGGACAAAGAGAAAGGTACGGTCAAATCTACTTGgagaggtcagggaaggtttTTACAGACTTAGGTTTAGCCtaagttttgaaaaatgagtttCATTTTTCACTAGTGATTGACAGATGGGGTAGGACATTTGGGACAAAAGAAACTGTATGCAAAGTATGAAGTTATGAAACAACATGTAAGCTTGGGAGAACTACTGATTCCAAACACCTATAACATAGGGTTTGAAGCAGGGACAGAAAAGAGCTAAAGTTATGGGGAAAAAATGGGAGGATCCTATCATAAAGGAGGGCCTTGCATGCCATGCTAACCATCATTTGCATCTGTAATTCATCATCGACTATCACCTACAGAGCTCATAGGATAActgctttatacatattatattcattacatttaattctcacaaccacatcttataaggaaactaaggctcagagagcttacataattttgcccaagatcacatgatTAGTAAGTGAAGAAGCCAGAATTTAAACAaaggtctgattccaaagccaacAAAAGGAACCTGCCTCTAATCTATAGGCACTGGGAAGTTATAGAAGGATGTTTTTGTCTTCagaacttgttttttgtttttaaaatcatattcatTGATGAAATGGTTTTCAGtaggaagaaataaagttaaatttatgttttagaaagggCTCTCTAGTACATGAGGAAGAAGGGCTGGAGTCTGAAGAACAAGTTCAGAGGCTGCTGGAAACAGTACAGGAGAGAAATCAGAGCTTGGATTAGGTGGTGTTTAGGAGGGATGGAGACAAGGATTTGGGAAAGTTTAAGAAGCAGAATCTGTCAGATGCAGTAAACAAGTAGCTTTGGCAAAAGGGGAGATTGTGAGGTCAACTGTGGACACGCTGATACACTGAAAGGACCTGGTCCTGTACCACGAGCAGAGGATGCAAAGGTGTACCGGACAAGATTTCCCCTCTCAAGGACTTGACAGCTCATGTAGCCTCAATGAAGGCAAGCACCTTTCAACACTAGATGGTGTGGACATCATCAGCGCCCTGTGCTTCAGCCCCAACAGATACTGGCTCTGCTGCCACAGGCCCAGCATCCAGATCTGGGACTTGAAGGGCAAGGTCATTGTAGGTGAACTGAAGCCACAAGTTATCAGTACCAGCAGCAAGGCACAGCCGCCCCAGTGTGACTCTCTGGCTTCGTCTGCTGTTGGCCAGACTCTGTTTGCTGGCTACACGGACAACCTGGAACGAGTGTGGCAGGTGACCATCGACACCCACTAGAAATATATGgcagagctttaaaaataaaaaactggttttctgagttaaaaaaaatcaaatctataaATCAAATCTATGAATTCCACTGAAACACAGTAAGTACTATATTGACCATATTCCCTCCTCACTACTATCTTGGAACCTTTGATGAGTCTAAAGCCCCATTCTGGAAACAACTGCTGTGAAACATTCTCAACCCTCCACAAACCAGCTTGCAAATGGGAGGTCCTTTTCATGTGGGCTGAGAACTGTTAGGACATGGAGGGAACCAACCGTCCTCTAACTCTGGCTATAATTATTGACAATGATTTTATTAAGAACAAATGTAGCACCATTTATCAAACACTGACAACAAGTGAGCACAGTGTCAAGCATCTGATGAACACCCCCATCTCACTTACCTGCCACAACGATCTAATGACAGGCCTAGCAGTCCTCTTTTGAGgatgggaaactgaagctcagagagggaatATAACTTGCTCAAGTTTCCTTGGTTCCCTGAGGCTACCTCACTGATCATTTGAAAGGCATCTTGGAATGTGCCATCTTCAGGAAGCCTTCATTACCCTCTCCCTGGGCTCCTCTGTGCCTGATTCCTATTTTCTTTGTGGCCCCTGTTATGCTATATCCTGAGATATACGTGATTCACATGTCTGTTTCCCCCACTGGAATATGCTCTTTGAAGGAAAGGACTAGATCTGCTTCATCTTTGCTGTTCGATGCCCAGCCCTGGCTCAGAGCACTGCATATGGGATAGTCAGTCCATTCCATGGTTTCTGAGCCATCAGTCACTCATCTTGGGCTGCCTGGGGCCCCTGGCCATTCCTTGTACTTCAAATACCCCAGGCTCACTTGccacatttattcagcacttgcAAGGTCCATACCTAAGACACCCATGACTTAAAGGGAGAACTTTTCCACTGAAAGGGAACCGGAATAGAAAGCTCAAATTCCTTGGACCAAAAAGAACTCAAATTACAGCCCAGAGGCCCTGAGACACCAACCACATACCCTGTCCTGACATGATCAACAGCAAACCTCATAGGGTCtggcacttttatttttcctacgctgtcatctctctctgcctcagagtGGAACCGTGTACACGGATTGGAGACAGCACGGGCTGGGTGTCATCCAGACTAGGCTCCAATCACAGCTCTGCCCCCACCAGCCGTATGATCTGTGGCAAGACACGTGCTCCCTGAGGTTCTTTTCTCCCTCACCTACTCCATGGGGCTAGGATGCCAACTGAATGAGACCCCGAATGCAGAAGGCACCTAGGGGGCAGCGGGGCTCAGGGGGTCTGTGGAGTGACAGAGTTGGGTTCACTTCTTGGCTCCCCCTCTTTTTAGCTCTGTGAGTAAAGAGAGGATAAGAAAAATACCTTCCTCAGAGTTGTGTGAAGAGTAAATGGGAAGTCAGTGATGAGTGTTTAGCACATAGAAGTCAATGAATTGTAGCCACTGTTTAATTATGGCACAAATGACACATCCTTACAGAACACAACGGACCCCCCCAAAATCTCACAGTGAGTTAAGAGCAGAGGAGTCTGAAACCCTGCTGCAAACCATTCACCAACAAGCAGCGATCTCTCCCAGACAGCTAACCCCCAAGTGCCACTGGGACTCCTGGCAGTAATGCAGTGACAGTGGCCACCTGCCACCACGCAAGCCCAGCCCCACATCGGCACACACGGCCAGGAACACCCACTCCTTCCAGTCTGGAAGCCAGTGTGACTTTACAGACTTTCTCGCAAGCAGTGTTATGGAGGCCAAACCACAAACATCAGAACTGTACTTCCCAGGGAACTCCGACCCCCCTCATTCGTATGAACAATGGGGGAGGCTGGGTCTACTTTGAATAGCCACCCACAAGGCAGCTCTGAGTGGCAACATGAGACAGGTGTGTGGTCAGATGTCAGTGTGGCAAATGTGGCAGCCAGTTGCTTTTCGCTAAATAGGCCCACCTTCTGTCTAGACCTGAGGTAACTAAGAAAGATCTAGGGCACGTGGAGCCACATTCAGAGCACTGGCAGCAGATACCCTGCTGCGTGGGAAACAGCTGCGTTTGATGATggcacaggaagaaaaatgtagGTCTGAAGTGCCCCAAATTGCTCACACTGAAGCCCTTCCACCCGCCTTCAGTGGGGTTACCCCGGGAGGCTGTCCTGCTCTCTGGACACGGCAATGGCAACGAGGATGGCAAGACCCCCAGGCTCCACAGAAAGAGGGGCCGTCTAGACCCTGGGGCCACTTCAGATGAGGGTTATGAGAGCAAAACAAGACTAAAAAAATGAACCACCTCCCAACTTGCTTCACTGAGACAAAGGTTCCAGAGGTAACAGAAACCAACCGCAGTTCTTAGGCCACAGGAAAACCAGAGCTGtatccatccctcctcctccccaaaggCATGTTCACGTCCACTGCATGAGCTCCCGGGAGTCAGAATTCAAGAGCTCATTACCTACCACATCATTTGGGAGGCTCTGGAGGTCATCAAAGGGGGTTTCCAGGGTGTTGGTGTCCACATTCAGAATCACGACATCATCCAGGGCCATGTTTCTGACTTTCtgcaagtaagaaaaaaatccagaagagaAAATCATTGAAGCCCCACGAAGACACAGATACTTCTCTGGCTTTCTCTGGGCAAGGGGAGTAAGGAAGAAAAGTGACATTTGACAAAGGTATACTCTGTGGCAGGCTCAATGCCAGGCAGTTCACATGTGT carries:
- the LOC118896817 gene encoding LOW QUALITY PROTEIN: mitochondrial fission regulator 1-like (The sequence of the model RefSeq protein was modified relative to this genomic sequence to represent the inferred CDS: inserted 1 base in 1 codon), with product MSGMEANMTIPIWQNKPHGAARSVVRRIRTNLPLKPCPRASFETLPNISDLCLRDVPPVPTLADIAWIAADVEETYALVRSDTRPLRHTWKPSPLIVIQCNASVPKLRGLEERLLALKKPALPALSCTKELQHELSHLRSQIAKIVAADAGSXNVSSPLPCFGSSFHSTTSFVISDITEETKVQVPELPSVPLLCSASPECCKPEHKATCRSSEDDCVSLSKASSFADMMGTLKDFHRVKQSQDLNWNLLREEDPAVLISEVLRRKFALKEEDASRKGN